The following are encoded together in the bacterium genome:
- the rimI gene encoding ribosomal protein S18-alanine N-acetyltransferase — MVITDHITIKIMRLEDVSSVLEIEQMSFPTPWARAAYMHELKNNRQACYLVAREFHRIVGYAGMRVFLDEAHVTTIAVDPLHRRRRIGERLLAALIDEAMRRQARRVALEVRKSNLGAHSLYRKYGFKDIAIRKGYYSDNRQDAIVMWTGNLWEQAFQERYRKNRASLDSPSA, encoded by the coding sequence ATGGTCATCACCGATCACATCACCATCAAGATCATGCGGCTCGAGGACGTCAGCAGCGTGCTCGAGATCGAGCAGATGTCCTTCCCAACGCCCTGGGCCCGGGCCGCCTACATGCACGAACTCAAAAACAACCGCCAGGCCTGCTACTTGGTGGCGCGGGAGTTCCACCGGATCGTCGGATACGCCGGGATGAGGGTGTTCCTCGATGAGGCGCACGTCACCACGATCGCCGTCGACCCTCTGCACCGCCGGCGGCGGATCGGCGAGCGCCTTCTCGCCGCGCTCATCGATGAAGCGATGCGGCGGCAGGCGCGGCGGGTCGCGCTGGAGGTCCGCAAGTCGAATCTGGGGGCCCACAGCCTCTACAGGAAGTACGGGTTCAAGGACATCGCCATCCGGAAAGGGTACTACAGTGACAACCGCCAGGACGCGATCGTGATGTGGACGGGCAACCTCTGGGAGCAGGCGTTCCAGGAGCGGTATCGTAAGAACCGCGCCAGCCTCGATTCACCCTCGGCCTGA
- a CDS encoding CsbD family protein, with product MDKDEFARQWPVIRARAKARWSKLTDRDLEAVRGNPELLIGIIQEKYDEARQAIEIEVKSLLQPKAPTQ from the coding sequence ATGGACAAGGATGAGTTCGCACGGCAGTGGCCCGTCATTCGCGCTCGCGCGAAAGCCCGCTGGAGCAAGCTGACCGATCGCGATCTCGAGGCCGTGCGGGGAAACCCCGAGTTGCTGATTGGGATTATCCAGGAGAAATACGACGAAGCTCGCCAGGCCATCGAAATCGAGGTCAAATCGCTCCTCCAGCCCAAGGCGCCCACCCAGTAA
- a CDS encoding LuxR C-terminal-related transcriptional regulator — METGEGRETYDGLTERENEILTLVAEGATNQDIAQKLYISVKILQTHRPHIMEKLKLHDRTMLVRYAIQKGLTES, encoded by the coding sequence TTGGAGACCGGCGAGGGGCGCGAGACCTACGACGGCCTCACTGAGCGGGAGAATGAGATCCTCACTCTGGTGGCCGAGGGCGCGACAAACCAGGACATCGCCCAAAAGCTATACATCAGCGTGAAAATCCTCCAGACGCACCGGCCGCACATCATGGAGAAGCTCAAACTTCACGACCGCACCATGCTCGTCAGGTACGCGATTCAGAAAGGTTTGACCGAGTCGTAA